Proteins from one Synechococcales cyanobacterium CNB genomic window:
- a CDS encoding response regulator: protein MTPQTILLADDEAHITHVVGMKLRAAGYATVVARDGEEALTLALQHRPNLVITDLQMPYMSGIELATRLRSDERTSETPVLMLTARGYVLDEGELRATNIRAVLSKPFSARDILRRVEEVLGPASESDPSRLRKVA, encoded by the coding sequence ATGACACCGCAGACCATCCTGCTGGCTGACGATGAGGCCCACATCACGCACGTGGTCGGTATGAAACTGAGAGCGGCGGGGTATGCGACCGTCGTTGCCCGGGACGGGGAGGAGGCGCTGACGCTTGCGTTGCAGCACCGGCCGAACCTGGTGATCACGGACCTCCAGATGCCGTACATGAGCGGGATCGAGCTGGCGACGCGGTTGCGTTCGGACGAGCGCACGAGCGAGACGCCCGTGCTGATGCTGACTGCGCGGGGGTACGTGCTGGACGAGGGCGAGCTGCGTGCGACGAACATCCGCGCGGTGCTGAGCAAGCCGTTCAGCGCGCGCGACATTCTTCGGCGCGTCGAGGAGGTTCTTGGTCCGGCGAGCGAGTCGGACCCGTCGCGTCTTCGGAAGGTGGCATGA